A window of the Deltaproteobacteria bacterium genome harbors these coding sequences:
- a CDS encoding DUF507 family protein, with product MHLKKEQITKLARAVTAALKKSGCSLKADEARISERIESVIQKNIDEEMMIEQEVKKLMEKFRDQMASGSVDPQRAYQMIKKQVAKERNFIL from the coding sequence ATGCATCTGAAGAAAGAACAGATCACAAAACTTGCCCGAGCGGTCACGGCAGCACTTAAAAAATCAGGGTGTTCGCTGAAGGCTGATGAGGCTCGGATCTCGGAGAGGATTGAGTCGGTGATCCAGAAAAATATCGATGAGGAGATGATGATCGAACAAGAGGTCAAGAAGTTGATGGAAAAGTTCCGCGACCAGATGGCAAGCGGTTCTGTCGATCCGCAGCGGGCCTATCAGATGATCAAGAAACAGGTCGCTAAGGAGAGGAATTTTATTTTATGA
- a CDS encoding DUF507 family protein — MISDDRLNHLAHLIHNRLYNDDLVDYPDEDKALREIKRVLTDYFQTEEEADRVAREKIASLKRNIVVGSREWEILYKKYFEEELSKHGRG, encoded by the coding sequence ATGATTTCGGATGACCGACTCAATCATCTCGCGCATTTGATCCACAATCGACTCTATAACGATGACCTGGTTGATTATCCTGACGAAGACAAGGCCTTGAGGGAGATCAAACGGGTCTTGACCGACTATTTTCAGACAGAGGAGGAGGCCGATCGGGTCGCTCGGGAAAAGATCGCCTCCTTGAAAAGAAATATCGTTGTGGGGAGTCGCGAATGGGAAATCCTCTACAAAAAGTATTTTGAGGAAGAATTATCCAAGCATGGCAGGGGTTGA
- the gap gene encoding type I glyceraldehyde-3-phosphate dehydrogenase gives MAIRVGINGLGRIGKGIVSAWVERNFEGLDIVMINDKTEAASFAHLLKYDSVHGRLHADLRAEGDSVVIGGSKKIVLYSSSSPEEIPWEAHGVNVVLECTGKFTSKAMAEKHLRGSVRKVIISAPSKDPDITLVIGVNDKTYDSKKHHIISNASCTTNCLAPVVKILSDHFGIERGFMTTVHSYTNDQKILDKYHKDLRRARAGGLSMIPTTTGAAKAIGLVVPEVAGKLDGLAVRVPTANVSLIDLVVELKKSTTKEEVNHLFQRMAEKDYRGILTTSHEPLVSVDFNGSWESAIVDLLLTNVIDEKFLKVLAWYDNETAFSHRMLDIAILIGKHLN, from the coding sequence ATGGCGATAAGGGTTGGAATTAACGGACTTGGGCGGATCGGCAAAGGAATCGTGAGTGCCTGGGTTGAGCGAAACTTCGAGGGGCTCGATATTGTCATGATCAATGACAAGACCGAGGCGGCCTCTTTTGCCCACCTCCTTAAGTATGACTCGGTTCATGGTCGCCTTCATGCCGATCTTCGAGCTGAGGGTGACAGTGTTGTGATCGGCGGTTCTAAAAAGATTGTCCTTTATTCCTCCTCCTCACCCGAGGAGATTCCGTGGGAGGCGCATGGGGTCAATGTCGTTCTGGAATGCACCGGGAAGTTCACGAGCAAGGCGATGGCCGAAAAACATCTCCGTGGAAGTGTGAGAAAGGTCATCATCTCCGCCCCTTCAAAAGATCCCGATATCACCCTTGTTATCGGAGTGAACGACAAGACCTATGACTCGAAGAAACACCATATTATTTCCAATGCCTCCTGTACGACGAATTGTCTCGCCCCAGTGGTCAAAATTCTAAGTGATCATTTTGGAATCGAGCGAGGCTTCATGACGACGGTCCACTCCTATACAAACGACCAGAAGATTCTGGATAAATATCACAAAGACCTCCGTCGGGCACGGGCTGGTGGTCTCTCCATGATCCCGACAACCACCGGAGCGGCAAAGGCGATTGGGCTTGTGGTGCCTGAGGTCGCAGGGAAACTCGATGGTCTCGCAGTTCGGGTCCCGACCGCCAATGTTTCCCTCATTGATCTTGTTGTGGAGCTTAAGAAATCAACGACAAAAGAGGAGGTCAATCATCTCTTCCAGAGGATGGCGGAAAAAGACTATCGAGGGATTCTGACGACTTCGCATGAACCGCTGGTATCGGTTGACTTCAATGGTTCCTGGGAATCAGCGATTGTCGACCTCCTGCTCACCAATGTCATCGACGAAAAATTTTTGAAGGTCCTGGCCTGGTATGACAACGAAACCGCCTTTTCACACCGGATGCTGGATATTGCCATCCTGATCGGCAAACACCTCAACTAA
- a CDS encoding phosphoglycerate kinase: MIRYVDSLNPAAQRVFLRVDFNVPYDSAGRILDDSRIQEALPTIRYLLEKRARLILASHLGRPKGRDPALSLLAIGEYLTAALGREVIFPESSVGDAVRKLVHELKEGEVILLENLRFHPEEEANDPLFSQKLASLADIYVTDAFGTLHRAHASTAGMVIHFKEKSAGFLIRKELETLGKLLSNPKRPFYAILGGAKVSDKIGVIENLLSRVDGLLLGGALSYTFLAALGHDVGQSKVEKDKIYLAQKVLRRATERGVKIHLPVDHRVVFQLDREKPSPVEVVSQIRNDAMGVDIGPEAVAAYRKILQNAETIFWNGPMGIFEIPPYAEGTFEIARAIAKPGITSVVGGGESVTACKQAGVAPQITHLSTGGGATLEYLEGKELPGLKALEAT; encoded by the coding sequence ATGATCCGCTATGTTGACAGCCTAAACCCTGCGGCACAACGCGTCTTCCTTCGTGTTGATTTCAATGTCCCCTACGATTCGGCAGGTCGTATCCTCGATGACAGTCGTATCCAGGAGGCTCTTCCAACAATTCGCTATCTCCTGGAAAAGAGGGCGCGGTTGATTCTCGCCTCTCATCTCGGAAGACCGAAGGGTCGAGACCCTGCCTTGAGCCTTCTTGCCATCGGTGAATATCTCACAGCCGCCTTGGGTCGGGAGGTTATCTTTCCGGAGTCTTCTGTCGGAGACGCGGTTCGTAAGCTCGTGCACGAACTGAAGGAGGGGGAGGTCATTCTCCTCGAAAACCTTCGTTTCCACCCTGAGGAGGAGGCCAACGATCCTCTCTTCTCTCAAAAACTGGCCTCATTGGCAGACATCTATGTGACTGATGCCTTCGGGACACTGCATCGTGCCCACGCCTCCACCGCAGGGATGGTGATTCATTTTAAGGAAAAAAGCGCTGGCTTTCTGATCCGAAAAGAATTGGAGACTCTCGGGAAACTCCTCTCAAATCCAAAAAGACCTTTTTATGCGATTCTCGGTGGCGCCAAGGTTTCAGACAAGATCGGTGTTATTGAAAATCTCTTGAGTCGCGTCGATGGGCTTCTCCTCGGTGGGGCACTTTCTTATACCTTTCTCGCTGCCTTGGGTCATGATGTAGGTCAGTCCAAGGTGGAAAAGGATAAGATCTATCTCGCCCAAAAGGTGCTGAGGCGCGCTACGGAAAGAGGGGTCAAGATTCATCTCCCTGTCGATCATCGGGTTGTCTTCCAGCTTGATCGCGAGAAGCCGTCACCTGTTGAAGTGGTGTCTCAGATCCGTAACGATGCCATGGGGGTCGATATCGGTCCCGAAGCAGTGGCAGCCTATCGAAAGATTTTGCAAAATGCCGAAACAATTTTCTGGAATGGCCCGATGGGGATCTTTGAAATCCCGCCTTACGCTGAGGGGACTTTTGAGATCGCTCGGGCGATCGCGAAGCCAGGAATCACCTCTGTCGTCGGAGGAGGAGAGAGTGTCACCGCCTGCAAACAGGCTGGCGTTGCCCCCCAAATCACGCATCTCTCGACGGGTGGTGGTGCTACACTGGAATACTTGGAGGGGAAGGAATTGCCGGGATTGAAGGCGTTGGAAGCAACTTAA
- a CDS encoding triose-phosphate isomerase, which translates to MQTLAVANWKMNGTIEESLKLVTELKNKIEDFSLVEIAVAPPFTALYSVQVVLQDTPFKLAAQNMHWESEGAYTGEISPAFLKDVGCAYVIIGHSERRRYFGETDETVNRKIQEAIASELIPIFCIGETAEERRSGKMEMVLERQIKKGLRELHMPDLKDLVIAYEPVWAIGTGETATTAQIEQAHQFVRDLLAKGYDAPTANGVRLLYGGSVTPENSKTIFQVKNVDGVLVGSASLSAEKFVKIVRSKE; encoded by the coding sequence ATGCAAACCCTTGCTGTTGCTAATTGGAAGATGAACGGGACGATTGAGGAAAGTCTCAAACTCGTTACTGAGTTAAAGAACAAAATCGAGGACTTCAGCCTTGTGGAAATCGCCGTCGCCCCTCCCTTTACGGCGTTGTATTCCGTGCAGGTCGTTCTTCAAGACACTCCGTTTAAATTAGCCGCCCAAAATATGCATTGGGAGTCAGAGGGGGCCTATACAGGCGAGATTTCACCTGCGTTTCTGAAAGATGTGGGGTGTGCCTATGTGATTATCGGTCACTCCGAAAGGCGTCGTTACTTCGGTGAAACAGACGAGACGGTTAATCGAAAGATTCAAGAAGCGATTGCGTCGGAACTGATCCCGATCTTTTGTATTGGCGAGACGGCGGAGGAACGACGTTCTGGGAAAATGGAGATGGTCCTGGAACGACAAATCAAAAAGGGACTTCGGGAGCTCCACATGCCAGATCTGAAGGATCTCGTCATTGCCTATGAACCGGTTTGGGCGATCGGGACAGGGGAAACAGCGACGACAGCCCAAATCGAGCAAGCTCATCAGTTCGTTCGGGATTTGTTGGCAAAAGGGTACGATGCCCCGACAGCGAATGGTGTCCGCCTCCTCTACGGAGGAAGTGTCACGCCGGAGAATTCAAAGACTATTTTCCAGGTAAAAAATGTCGATGGGGTCCTCGTAGGGAGTGCTTCCCTTTCAGCCGAAAAATTTGTAAAGATTGTCCGTTCAAAAGAATAA
- the secG gene encoding preprotein translocase subunit SecG, which yields MQTILSILHYFLCFFLIGTILLQAGKGADIGAAFGAGGSQTVFGPRGAATFLSKITTAIAILFLLTSIGLSKLSRQGSDRSVLEKVPIQQGTTPQETPPIESEQKK from the coding sequence ATGCAAACAATTCTTTCCATCTTGCACTACTTCCTCTGTTTTTTTCTTATTGGGACCATTCTGCTTCAGGCAGGAAAAGGGGCCGATATCGGTGCTGCCTTTGGTGCGGGGGGATCGCAAACCGTTTTTGGTCCTCGCGGTGCCGCAACTTTTTTGAGCAAGATCACAACCGCTATTGCGATCCTTTTCTTGCTGACCTCAATAGGCCTCTCAAAACTTTCACGACAGGGCTCTGACCGAAGTGTGTTGGAGAAGGTGCCGATTCAGCAGGGAACAACTCCCCAGGAAACTCCCCCAATCGAATCTGAGCAAAAGAAATAG
- a CDS encoding DUF1543 domain-containing protein, with protein sequence MKLFLIHCGFYDQGLAEASPNIFEGHHNFYVIATDRHEAKQKAKEKTLFKEKKMHIDGIHEIDQVDGYRIILEKVASSGHEIKVTDYDEVQTI encoded by the coding sequence ATGAAGCTCTTCCTCATTCACTGCGGATTTTATGATCAGGGTCTTGCCGAGGCCTCACCGAATATCTTCGAGGGGCATCACAATTTTTATGTAATTGCCACCGATCGTCACGAGGCAAAACAAAAGGCAAAAGAAAAAACTCTCTTCAAGGAAAAAAAGATGCATATCGACGGGATCCACGAGATCGATCAGGTCGATGGCTACAGGATCATTTTAGAAAAGGTCGCCTCATCGGGTCACGAAATCAAGGTGACTGATTATGACGAAGTGCAGACGATCTAG
- a CDS encoding RluA family pseudouridine synthase, translated as MPKIFKVTNKEKGERLDRYLQKKTGLSRKKVKSLLDQGRVYINGRKVVIASWAITPETSIEIQETPWERNPAASEHFLKVVYEDPDILVVDKAPGILCEPSPLATKPTLVEIINAYFKRRSPHLKGHYLGLVHRLDRDTSGLMVYTKKREANRLTQQFRRHTIGRRYLAVVSGAVDKESGKIEGFLKKNPLLKGGQKVQGSTRASGQYAVTHWRLLERYPNASLLEINLNTGRTHQIRVHLAEIGHPVLGDRVYGNSAVPFPRQALHACYLSFHHPMNGEKLEFNSKPPRDMKRLVDHLRLHV; from the coding sequence ATGCCAAAAATATTCAAGGTTACAAATAAGGAGAAGGGGGAAAGACTGGATCGGTATCTCCAGAAAAAGACCGGTCTTTCGCGCAAGAAGGTCAAGTCACTGCTGGATCAGGGGAGGGTCTATATCAATGGTCGCAAGGTCGTCATCGCCTCCTGGGCGATAACCCCTGAGACCTCCATTGAGATTCAGGAAACTCCATGGGAGAGAAATCCCGCTGCCAGCGAACATTTCCTCAAGGTTGTTTATGAAGATCCCGATATTTTGGTGGTGGATAAGGCCCCCGGCATCCTGTGTGAGCCTTCCCCCCTCGCAACAAAACCGACACTTGTTGAGATTATCAATGCCTATTTCAAAAGACGCTCTCCCCATTTGAAAGGACACTATCTGGGTCTTGTCCACCGACTCGATCGGGATACCTCAGGGCTCATGGTTTATACAAAAAAGCGGGAGGCAAATCGTCTTACCCAACAATTTCGGCGTCATACCATCGGTCGACGGTATCTGGCTGTTGTTTCCGGTGCGGTGGATAAGGAATCAGGGAAGATCGAAGGGTTTCTGAAAAAAAATCCCCTTTTAAAAGGGGGGCAGAAGGTTCAGGGCTCGACACGCGCCTCAGGTCAATACGCAGTCACCCACTGGCGTCTTCTTGAGCGATATCCGAACGCCTCTCTTTTAGAAATCAATCTCAACACAGGTCGCACGCATCAGATCCGGGTTCATCTCGCCGAGATCGGTCATCCGGTTTTGGGTGATCGTGTTTATGGGAACTCAGCAGTCCCCTTCCCCCGCCAAGCACTCCATGCCTGTTACTTGAGTTTTCATCATCCGATGAATGGCGAGAAGTTAGAGTTTAATTCGAAACCGCCCAGGGATATGAAGAGATTGGTCGACCACTTGAGGCTTCATGTTTAG
- a CDS encoding DcrB-related protein, which translates to MGKFLLNNIQCEIPPSWQDQGMVTFTIPSPDKNVKPNIIMTKEYLPQPIALKEYFAKIKESIVKRGIRDFKISDEREIIIAGNKAMQMVCTWDVSAMKQMLGGGGGPVPDIKPGQMVKQVQVTLLKGNLAINLTGSFPAEQFDIYYRPFQQFLATIQIS; encoded by the coding sequence ATGGGGAAATTCCTCCTAAATAATATTCAATGTGAAATCCCACCGAGCTGGCAAGACCAAGGGATGGTCACGTTTACGATCCCTTCGCCGGATAAGAACGTCAAACCGAACATTATCATGACGAAGGAGTATCTCCCTCAGCCGATTGCCCTCAAGGAATATTTTGCAAAGATCAAGGAATCGATCGTGAAGAGGGGGATTCGGGACTTCAAGATTTCCGACGAGAGGGAGATCATCATTGCCGGGAATAAGGCGATGCAGATGGTCTGTACCTGGGATGTCTCTGCGATGAAACAGATGCTTGGCGGTGGTGGTGGCCCTGTCCCTGATATCAAGCCGGGTCAGATGGTAAAGCAGGTCCAGGTCACCCTTTTGAAAGGGAACCTCGCCATCAACCTGACTGGAAGCTTCCCCGCGGAGCAGTTTGATATCTACTATCGTCCATTTCAGCAGTTTCTTGCCACCATTCAGATTAGTTAA
- a CDS encoding cyclic nucleotide-binding domain-containing protein, translating into MKPNLKWLSEMTAFGGLTPEGLKVVSRYLTPSNHPANKILVKEGEIDDRLYLIQKGKMEILKKTDGHSRRLTILVAGSMFGEMSLIGIFPRSATVRTLTSCRTLTLRSSDLQKVYLEDKDTYIMIILNLAREVCRRLNKMNQLIVEFGTTFPRHHRG; encoded by the coding sequence ATGAAACCAAATCTAAAATGGCTCTCCGAAATGACCGCCTTCGGGGGCCTGACACCTGAGGGCCTCAAGGTTGTCTCCAGATACCTGACCCCCTCAAACCATCCCGCAAACAAGATCCTCGTGAAAGAGGGGGAGATCGACGATCGCCTTTATCTGATTCAAAAGGGGAAGATGGAGATCCTCAAAAAAACCGATGGACATTCAAGGCGCCTCACGATCCTAGTGGCAGGATCGATGTTTGGGGAGATGTCACTCATCGGGATCTTTCCCCGATCTGCGACGGTAAGGACGCTTACCTCCTGCCGGACCCTTACACTCCGGAGCTCTGACCTTCAGAAAGTTTATTTAGAAGATAAGGATACCTACATCATGATCATCCTGAATCTCGCCCGAGAGGTCTGTCGTCGACTTAACAAAATGAATCAACTCATCGTTGAATTTGGCACAACCTTCCCTCGACATCATCGAGGATAA
- a CDS encoding response regulator has translation MEGVYQSAEKAILYLDDQASHRLLFERSFRGDWLILTTSSASEAIKILKEHDVFLVIADQNMPETTGIDFLTEVKQISPQAVRAILSAYGDADLKKEAFEKAKISAYLEKPWDRHKIRSFIEEAYNRFSNGETIPIKEEPPEKKIEKLINEGSQSSNNLCKLVSQLEARVDERGRKRIILTYSEPRLKNFVVLIRRPCPEELLEAAAAAIVAENEKMEGALLRYLKRLSSEDSAPSLGPTVN, from the coding sequence GTGGAGGGAGTTTACCAAAGCGCTGAGAAAGCGATCCTTTACCTGGATGACCAGGCCTCTCACAGGCTCCTTTTCGAGCGTTCCTTCCGGGGGGATTGGCTGATCCTGACCACCTCTTCCGCCTCTGAGGCGATCAAGATTCTCAAGGAACATGATGTCTTCCTCGTCATTGCCGATCAGAACATGCCGGAGACCACCGGTATTGATTTTTTGACAGAAGTAAAACAGATCTCCCCGCAAGCGGTGCGGGCGATCCTCTCTGCCTACGGCGATGCCGACTTAAAAAAAGAGGCGTTCGAGAAGGCCAAGATCTCGGCCTATCTGGAAAAACCGTGGGACCGGCATAAGATCCGGTCTTTTATTGAAGAGGCCTACAACCGATTCTCGAACGGGGAGACAATCCCCATCAAAGAAGAACCACCCGAAAAAAAAATTGAAAAATTAATCAACGAGGGTTCCCAATCCTCGAATAATCTTTGCAAACTCGTCTCACAACTTGAGGCGAGGGTGGATGAACGAGGGCGTAAGCGAATTATCCTTACCTATAGTGAGCCGCGTCTAAAAAATTTCGTCGTCCTGATCCGTCGTCCCTGTCCGGAAGAACTTTTAGAGGCGGCGGCAGCGGCTATTGTTGCAGAGAATGAAAAAATGGAAGGGGCTCTTTTGCGATACCTCAAGCGGCTTTCGTCCGAAGATAGCGCTCCATCTCTTGGGCCGACAGTGAATTAA
- the polX gene encoding DNA polymerase/3'-5' exonuclease PolX, whose amino-acid sequence MDKAEVIEILSQIGTLLELIGENPFKVRAYYNAARTLEGRSESMEELVGAYGHTPLLQDLPGFGEALTEKITILVTTGKLKYFEELKKKVPAGLLEMIRIPGLGPKKVKALYDQLKIDTIAKLKEGCEKGKIRSLEGFGEKTEKKILDGIQHLKVYAERRRYDEALVAALPMLERLKKDPKVIRAEVCGSMRRHRETIGDIDILASSKDPASVMERFVTLPEVESVVAHGGTKSAITLKKNGVQVDLRVVSDVEFPFALHYFTGSAEHNTQLRTLAKEFDLKLNEYGLFKGTKRISCKDESEIFKKLKLSYIPPELREGMGEIEAAKEGKIPDLLESKDIRGVFHIHSTWSDGTAPLEEMVAEAERLGLEYIGLSDHSQSAYYAGGLKPDRLKEQEKEIERLRKKFKIRIFWGTESDILPDGSLDYPEKILERFDFVIGSVHSSFTMPESEMTMRIIRAFKNKYFTMLGHATGRLILQREGYAVDMKQVIQAAADYRKVIELNANPHRFDLDWRLGPFAKEKKVRVCINPDAHSVEGIAAYLYGIGIARKGWFTKKDVLNSLSAQEMERYLRTKAA is encoded by the coding sequence ATGGACAAGGCGGAAGTAATCGAAATTCTGAGTCAGATCGGAACGCTTTTGGAGCTCATCGGCGAAAATCCTTTCAAGGTTCGCGCCTATTACAATGCGGCAAGAACCTTGGAGGGAAGATCTGAATCAATGGAAGAACTCGTAGGGGCGTATGGCCATACGCCCCTACTCCAGGACCTTCCCGGATTTGGCGAGGCATTGACCGAAAAGATCACCATCCTCGTCACGACGGGAAAACTCAAATATTTTGAAGAGCTCAAGAAAAAGGTCCCAGCGGGACTTCTGGAAATGATCCGAATCCCGGGACTTGGTCCGAAGAAGGTGAAGGCACTCTATGATCAACTCAAGATCGACACGATCGCCAAGCTTAAAGAAGGGTGTGAGAAGGGAAAGATTCGTTCCCTGGAGGGGTTCGGTGAAAAGACAGAAAAGAAGATACTCGATGGAATTCAGCACCTGAAGGTTTATGCGGAGCGCCGACGTTATGACGAGGCGTTGGTGGCAGCCCTTCCGATGTTAGAAAGGCTCAAGAAGGACCCGAAGGTGATTCGAGCCGAAGTTTGTGGTTCGATGCGCCGCCATCGGGAGACGATCGGAGATATTGATATCCTCGCCAGCTCTAAAGATCCTGCCTCGGTCATGGAGAGGTTTGTCACACTCCCTGAGGTGGAATCTGTCGTGGCTCATGGGGGAACGAAGAGCGCCATCACCCTGAAGAAGAATGGGGTTCAGGTCGATTTGCGCGTGGTATCGGATGTTGAGTTCCCGTTTGCGCTCCATTATTTCACCGGTTCCGCCGAACACAATACCCAGTTACGGACATTGGCAAAGGAATTTGATCTGAAACTCAATGAATACGGCCTCTTCAAGGGCACAAAACGGATTTCATGCAAGGATGAGTCAGAGATCTTCAAAAAATTGAAGCTGAGTTATATCCCGCCCGAACTCCGGGAAGGGATGGGAGAGATCGAGGCAGCAAAAGAGGGGAAAATTCCTGACCTTCTTGAATCAAAAGATATCCGAGGTGTTTTTCATATCCATTCTACCTGGAGTGACGGGACGGCACCGCTTGAGGAGATGGTGGCCGAGGCAGAACGTTTAGGTCTTGAGTATATCGGGCTTTCTGATCATAGCCAGTCAGCCTATTACGCAGGGGGATTGAAACCGGATCGACTGAAAGAGCAGGAGAAGGAGATTGAGAGACTTCGGAAAAAATTCAAGATCCGGATATTTTGGGGGACAGAATCAGATATCCTGCCGGATGGCTCTCTCGATTATCCCGAAAAAATTCTGGAGCGGTTCGATTTCGTGATCGGTTCCGTGCATTCCTCTTTTACGATGCCGGAATCCGAGATGACGATGCGGATTATCAGGGCATTCAAGAACAAATACTTCACCATGCTGGGACATGCAACGGGCCGGCTCATCCTCCAGCGGGAGGGGTATGCGGTCGATATGAAACAGGTGATTCAGGCAGCTGCTGACTATCGGAAGGTGATCGAGCTCAATGCAAATCCCCATCGGTTTGACCTCGATTGGAGACTTGGACCTTTTGCGAAAGAAAAAAAGGTCAGGGTTTGCATCAATCCGGATGCGCATTCTGTCGAAGGGATCGCTGCCTACCTTTACGGAATCGGTATTGCTCGAAAGGGGTGGTTCACTAAAAAGGATGTGCTTAATTCACTGTCGGCCCAAGAGATGGAGCGCTATCTTCGGACGAAAGCCGCTTGA
- a CDS encoding ATP-grasp domain-containing protein has protein sequence MQQLLFVCPTHRDLREIRKTGLDRRHHVTFHGEDASEHLDNFDPLAYIEEVLKICRRQKVDGIISTDDYPGSIIASLLARELGLSSPKPEKILLCQHKYYCRKAQEKLVPEATPRFFWIDPKERDSSVPKLPFPFFVKPAKSFFSILAEPVSNPADLERQIELADSHLSSFVRPFNQLLKKYTDFSLPANGLIAEEILEGDQVTIEGFVFESKAMIIGIVDSVMYPGTRCFRRFDYPSQLGRHVQERMGEIAQRFIEGIGFDNGIFNIEMMYNSKKDSIHIIEVNPRLCSQFADLMEKVHGTNTYEIQIALALGKKPRFQRDRGKFRVASSFVLRTFEDETVHRLPSPEEIASLEEKFPEIRVEIFGRIGHRLSEELQDGKSYRYGLINLGGDTEKELAEKFLTCQEGLRFLWTRRK, from the coding sequence ATGCAGCAACTCCTGTTTGTTTGTCCCACTCACCGCGACCTTCGGGAAATTCGGAAAACAGGCCTGGATCGACGACACCATGTAACCTTTCATGGAGAGGATGCGAGTGAGCATCTCGATAACTTTGACCCCTTGGCCTACATCGAAGAGGTTTTGAAAATCTGCCGAAGGCAGAAGGTCGATGGAATTATCAGTACGGATGATTATCCAGGGAGTATTATTGCGAGCCTCTTGGCGAGGGAACTTGGACTCTCTTCGCCAAAACCCGAAAAAATCCTATTGTGTCAGCACAAATACTACTGCCGGAAGGCCCAGGAAAAACTAGTTCCCGAGGCGACACCCCGGTTTTTCTGGATCGATCCAAAAGAGCGAGATTCTTCAGTGCCGAAACTCCCATTCCCTTTTTTTGTCAAACCGGCCAAATCTTTTTTCTCGATCCTGGCAGAGCCGGTCTCCAATCCTGCCGATCTCGAAAGACAGATTGAACTTGCAGACTCACATCTCTCTTCGTTTGTGCGCCCCTTTAATCAGCTCTTAAAAAAATACACAGATTTCTCTCTCCCTGCGAATGGTCTGATTGCCGAGGAGATCCTGGAAGGAGACCAGGTAACCATCGAGGGCTTTGTTTTCGAATCCAAGGCAATGATTATCGGAATCGTTGACTCCGTGATGTACCCTGGGACACGCTGTTTTCGAAGATTTGATTACCCCTCACAATTAGGGCGTCATGTTCAGGAGCGAATGGGAGAAATTGCTCAGAGGTTCATTGAAGGGATTGGTTTCGATAACGGAATTTTCAATATCGAGATGATGTACAATTCAAAAAAAGATTCGATTCATATCATCGAGGTCAATCCTCGCCTTTGCTCCCAATTTGCGGACCTCATGGAGAAGGTCCATGGGACCAATACCTATGAGATCCAGATAGCACTCGCCCTGGGAAAGAAACCCAGGTTTCAGAGGGATCGGGGTAAATTTAGGGTCGCCTCCAGTTTTGTCTTGCGAACCTTTGAGGACGAAACGGTCCATCGACTTCCTTCTCCGGAGGAGATCGCTAGCCTGGAAGAAAAATTTCCGGAGATCCGTGTTGAGATTTTTGGACGGATCGGTCATCGTCTTTCGGAAGAGCTTCAGGACGGGAAGAGCTATCGTTATGGTCTAATCAATTTGGGAGGAGATACTGAGAAGGAGTTGGCAGAAAAATTTCTAACCTGTCAGGAAGGACTTCGTTTTCTATGGACAAGGCGGAAGTAA
- a CDS encoding helix-turn-helix transcriptional regulator — protein MTLNVATSLGAIKVTPRFKISKRLRKKIEESLKLAVDETKPVEELLAKIKKRIPWVDSPRGALVAYMTGQSWTQKRLAKATGIPQGNISAMISGKRPIGPATARRLAETFGVDYRKFL, from the coding sequence ATGACTCTGAATGTTGCAACAAGTCTGGGAGCTATCAAGGTCACCCCCCGTTTTAAAATTTCCAAGAGGCTCCGAAAGAAGATCGAGGAGAGTCTCAAGCTGGCCGTTGATGAAACAAAGCCGGTTGAGGAACTCCTTGCCAAGATCAAGAAACGAATCCCGTGGGTTGACTCGCCTCGTGGTGCCCTTGTCGCCTATATGACGGGCCAGTCCTGGACGCAAAAGAGGCTTGCAAAAGCGACGGGCATCCCCCAGGGGAACATCTCAGCCATGATCTCCGGCAAGAGACCGATCGGACCGGCAACGGCCAGGAGATTGGCAGAGACCTTTGGAGTTGATTACCGAAAATTTCTTTAA
- a CDS encoding type II toxin-antitoxin system YoeB family toxin, producing the protein MPWTVIFKDPKRIEKAVDKLRPSTQVAFRQAIQDMNTEGPCPRGWNVKPLKGEMSGLMRLCLDHRHRLIYSVSQGALTILVIEVSTREGAY; encoded by the coding sequence ATGCCCTGGACGGTCATCTTTAAAGATCCGAAGCGGATCGAGAAGGCTGTTGATAAACTAAGACCATCAACCCAGGTTGCTTTTCGTCAGGCCATCCAGGATATGAATACAGAAGGCCCCTGCCCGAGGGGGTGGAATGTGAAGCCGTTAAAGGGCGAGATGAGTGGATTGATGAGGCTTTGTCTCGATCACCGGCATCGGCTGATCTATTCGGTCTCACAGGGGGCTTTGACCATTTTGGTCATTGAGGTCAGCACGAGAGAAGGGGCTTACTGA